CGGCAATATTCATATGCTTTTTCATAATTAAATATGCCCCATCTTCATCCTGATCCCTAATGTGCTCATAAATTTGTTGATGATATATTTGAGCCGAATTCTTTGCAGTTTTAATTTTGGCTAATATCAATGTTTTTATTTTAGGTAAGATTTGATAAATCGGATCCATCATAATCGGAATAATGGGATTTTGTGTTGAACGGGCAATTATTCTATGAAAATCCCTGTCCAGTTTACCTTCAAGTTCAGTTTCGCTTTCGTCAACATTGGAAAATTTATTAAGGTTTTCTTCAAGCTCTCCTAAATTTTCCTCGGATCTATTACGCGCTGCCAATCTACAAATTTCAGGCTCTATAATCTTTCTTATTTCTACCAGATGCTTTATTAAATCTTCATTAAAATTCAATTCA
Above is a genomic segment from Candidatus Neomarinimicrobiota bacterium containing:
- a CDS encoding FadR family transcriptional regulator, producing MAYEFKAIKRAVTLSQEVQDQIERAILEKKFQPGEKLPTEFELAEMFGVSRTAIREALQMLRAKGLISVKKRDGIYIENYSPKNVIKPMRFFFELNFNEDLIKHLVEIRKIIEPEICRLAARNRSEENLGELEENLNKFSNVDESETELEGKLDRDFHRIIARSTQNPIIPIMMDPIYQILPKIKTLILAKIKTAKNSAQIYHQQIYEHIRDQDEDGAYLIMKKHMNIAESHSKELISKIK